From a single Octopus sinensis linkage group LG5, ASM634580v1, whole genome shotgun sequence genomic region:
- the LOC115211722 gene encoding zinc finger CCHC domain-containing protein 9 isoform X1 produces the protein MVRWARRSFIATEKRPHDASSWSELKTSPKKPKTEAPESRKYEKNVNENVMSAAQFRLQNAGSSKKSAAVLEKDMMVDFMKRNHKREKRRKKRIDNREKDTICFKCREKGHDMASCPKMEATEEGAGICFKCGSTEHSLKQCRVKGDMLAYAKCFICKETGHLSKQCPDNPRGLYPNGGCCRECGSVEHYKKDCPDLQQQQVAADLTVERIDPFASVDAEPVTSKKSVKPSGPIIVNFK, from the exons ATGGTTCGTTGGGCAAGGCGTAGTTTCATTGCTACAGAGAAGAGACCTCATGATGCTAGTAGCTGGAGCGAACTCAAGACCTCTCCAAAGAAACCTAAGACTGAAGCACCTGAATCTAGGAAATATGAGAAAAATGTTAATGAAAATGTAATGTCCGCAGCACAGTTTCGTTTACAAAATGCTGGGAGCAGCAAGAAATCGGCTGCAGTTCTTGAAAAAGATATGATGGTGGACTTCATGAAACGAAATCATAAACGAGAAAAGCGACGTAAGAAACGTATTGATAATCGAGAGAAAGATACG ATCTGTTTCAAGTGCCGTGAAAAAGGTCATGATATGGCTTCATGTCCAAAGATGGAAGCTACCGAAGAAGGAGCTGGAATTTGCTTCAAGTGTGGATCCACAGAacattctctaaaacaatgtAGAGTAAAAG ggGACATGCTGGCTTACGCTAAATGTTTTATTTGCAAAGAAACTGGTCATCTTTCTAAACAGTGTCCTGATAACCCCCGGGGCCTGTATCCAAATG GTGGTTGCTGTAGAGAATGTGGTTCTGTGGAACATTACAAAAAAGATTGTCCTGACTTACAGCAACAACAag TTGCTGCTGATCTAACAGTTGAACGGATTGACCCATTTGCTAGTGTTGATGCCGAACCAGTGACATCTAAGAAATCTGTAAAACCTTCTGGACCCATAATTGTTAACTtcaaatga
- the LOC115211722 gene encoding zinc finger CCHC domain-containing protein 9 isoform X2 produces MVRWARRSFIATEKRPHDASSWSELKTSPKKPKTEAPESRKYEKNVNENVMSAAQFRLQNAGSSKKSAAVLEKDMMVDFMKRNHKREKRRKKRIDNREKDTICFKCREKGHDMASCPKMEATEEGAGICFKCGSTEHSLKQCRVKGDMLAYAKCFICKETGHLSKQCPDNPRGLYPNGGCCRECGSVEHYKKDCPDLQQQQGKYNFVLTLPL; encoded by the exons ATGGTTCGTTGGGCAAGGCGTAGTTTCATTGCTACAGAGAAGAGACCTCATGATGCTAGTAGCTGGAGCGAACTCAAGACCTCTCCAAAGAAACCTAAGACTGAAGCACCTGAATCTAGGAAATATGAGAAAAATGTTAATGAAAATGTAATGTCCGCAGCACAGTTTCGTTTACAAAATGCTGGGAGCAGCAAGAAATCGGCTGCAGTTCTTGAAAAAGATATGATGGTGGACTTCATGAAACGAAATCATAAACGAGAAAAGCGACGTAAGAAACGTATTGATAATCGAGAGAAAGATACG ATCTGTTTCAAGTGCCGTGAAAAAGGTCATGATATGGCTTCATGTCCAAAGATGGAAGCTACCGAAGAAGGAGCTGGAATTTGCTTCAAGTGTGGATCCACAGAacattctctaaaacaatgtAGAGTAAAAG ggGACATGCTGGCTTACGCTAAATGTTTTATTTGCAAAGAAACTGGTCATCTTTCTAAACAGTGTCCTGATAACCCCCGGGGCCTGTATCCAAATG GTGGTTGCTGTAGAGAATGTGGTTCTGTGGAACATTACAAAAAAGATTGTCCTGACTTACAGCAACAACAaggtaaatataattttgtattaaCACTTCCACTGTAG